In Candidatus Chlorohelix allophototropha, the following are encoded in one genomic region:
- a CDS encoding transposase, translating into MQGRSFNPEFKLKIVRAVLSGEKTVIQVCREHNLSESLIHNWKKLYREKGEVAFTTATQSRTTPATTEQQEITALRQRVAELERLAGQQALEISILKKVSEMLNTSASPNGVK; encoded by the coding sequence ATGCAGGGAAGAAGCTTTAATCCCGAGTTTAAGCTAAAAATAGTGAGAGCAGTACTGAGCGGGGAGAAAACCGTAATCCAAGTGTGCCGAGAGCATAATCTGAGTGAGAGCCTGATCCATAACTGGAAGAAATTATACCGGGAAAAGGGAGAAGTCGCCTTCACAACTGCTACCCAATCCCGTACTACCCCTGCTACCACTGAGCAGCAGGAGATAACCGCTCTCAGGCAGCGGGTAGCAGAACTGGAACGGCTGGCTGGTCAGCAGGCTCTTGAAATTTCTATCTTAAAAAAAGTCTCGGAGATGCTGAATACCTCAGCGTCGCCCAACGGTGTGAAATGA
- a CDS encoding polyhydroxyalkanoate synthesis regulator DNA-binding domain-containing protein: protein MTKTITWLNDVDINFMRVIKRYNNRKLYDTETRTYITLDGVAKLVVSGEEVQVVDNDTDEDITTVIFSQLLLEREREQRFLPSGMLSQLLRFGGETSRKLGTTLTRPFTLTFGQFLEQEVERTFKFWVDIAEGREEDMLRFIERLIEQRRRTHQASSPNEGNRKNPNKVNRLDIIEDLPPK, encoded by the coding sequence ATGACGAAAACGATAACTTGGTTGAACGACGTAGACATTAATTTTATGCGAGTAATCAAACGCTATAACAACCGAAAACTTTACGATACCGAGACTCGAACCTATATTACTCTGGATGGAGTAGCCAAACTGGTGGTATCGGGCGAAGAAGTTCAGGTAGTGGATAACGATACGGATGAGGATATTACCACCGTAATCTTTAGCCAGCTTCTACTTGAGCGCGAAAGAGAGCAGCGATTTTTACCTAGCGGTATGCTCAGCCAACTTTTACGGTTCGGTGGTGAAACCAGCCGCAAACTCGGCACAACTCTAACCCGTCCTTTTACCCTTACATTTGGGCAGTTTCTTGAACAGGAAGTAGAGCGCACCTTCAAATTTTGGGTGGATATTGCGGAAGGGCGTGAAGAAGATATGCTACGTTTTATTGAGCGACTCATTGAACAACGCCGCCGTACTCATCAAGCTAGTAGCCCAAATGAGGGCAATCGTAAAAACCCCAATAAAGTAAATCGCCTTGATATTATCGAGGATTTACCGCCCAAATAA
- a CDS encoding tetratricopeptide repeat protein, with amino-acid sequence MDKAIFIAKITAPKARGLVSRQRLIDEINDFDSYRLLLISAGSGYGKTALLADFVAQTTARLIWYSLDEGDRDPLRFFRYLVQAVKVAFPEFGIQFDALLAQIESGRSLEQENNLQRLANQFAEELATQISVDNKISVMVLDDYQYAESELVGTFMRFLALKLPEHLKLIVSTRSVPDHLPLAYLYAKRLIKGIGAAELSFTRQEIADLLVDVYKIKDSEMVDKLVEYSEGWVTAVILALAGRKSSLSRLDRLSGPYGQGYLDSSALFEYLGDVVLADQPPDIEDFLLQTSCLHLLSPELCNELTGLQDSERILEKLDKRKLFVEVVAEVPSSDFSKPDTFYYKYHSLFKRFLQSRLANKKEVWRACNLKAAELALRSEYYIEGVQNYLTINEGRKAAEIVAGLATPLYESGLINRLTELIGLIPQEAVESIPELAFTYARILFEKGQSEAAIRLTEKIEKQHLENGSVEGAAMCLALRALGYSRMGMVEEGARLIERASAFVAGRGLSREKIYAQALIYTTAGIVKTDSGQAEQAENSFKKGQELFEQLELKYRVMQSDIYLATVYKEMGRLIRAGIYFERALKYFAEVGNQNQEAYCRFGLANCQILRGNYREATEQLKLTYELTEQLGSHYLKTFVIYQQGNISNFIGKHINAREQYNSALKLSQQIGLHNLELETLAMMAFNSMLQGNRVEARELLIQGKELNQEYALNNFGAMLETVSSLLDLENRNYKKALTALEQAAKVFKEYKWLDWICRCRLYQAIVYFSMSEFKRAVGLLEESLELVPNIGFEPYQPFDLIRASALLEYAAKKRASNNLHEFLLRKGYRQNAILNENAGVDTAAFDGTVIAQFENEFTPPPSAPPLEYQGTPKLTLLRPNQDSSQNRYSSRIAGSRFQLEVRALDGGRVWTAEAEIEHWRISKAKELFFFLLEQGKSTREEIFEKIWPDVEHNAAANNFHFTLSNLRRLIKPVDIKFSSQSYTLSGEIWCDALEMEKAVKAALAKPQELALEQLATALDLYKRDYLDQIYSDWTVPRRQELLRTYLEGSALLAKTYEKQRQFSQAILIWRRYLLRDEYREETYVGLINCHLALGHKKEAQHYYEECRRIMKEIDIEPSPEVRALLPKLA; translated from the coding sequence GTGGATAAAGCAATTTTTATTGCAAAGATTACAGCACCTAAAGCACGAGGGTTAGTCAGCCGCCAGCGTTTGATTGATGAAATCAACGACTTTGATTCTTATCGTTTGCTCTTAATCTCGGCTGGATCAGGTTATGGTAAAACAGCCCTCCTTGCCGATTTTGTCGCACAAACCACAGCGCGGTTAATTTGGTATTCCCTCGATGAAGGCGATAGAGACCCCCTAAGATTTTTCCGCTATCTAGTGCAAGCAGTTAAAGTAGCCTTTCCTGAATTTGGTATTCAGTTTGATGCGCTTTTAGCACAAATCGAATCTGGGCGAAGCCTAGAGCAGGAAAATAATCTCCAACGACTGGCAAATCAGTTTGCAGAAGAATTGGCAACCCAAATTTCGGTTGATAACAAGATTTCTGTGATGGTACTTGATGATTATCAGTACGCTGAAAGTGAGTTGGTTGGAACCTTTATGCGATTTCTGGCGCTCAAGTTACCTGAACATCTCAAACTGATTGTTTCCACCAGAAGTGTACCAGACCATTTACCGCTGGCTTATTTATACGCCAAACGCCTGATAAAAGGTATAGGAGCAGCCGAGTTAAGCTTTACACGTCAGGAAATTGCTGATTTGCTGGTTGATGTGTACAAGATTAAAGACTCCGAGATGGTGGACAAGTTGGTGGAATATTCCGAAGGTTGGGTCACCGCCGTTATCCTCGCTTTAGCAGGTCGGAAATCATCATTAAGTCGTCTCGATAGACTAAGTGGTCCCTATGGTCAGGGCTATCTGGACAGTTCGGCTCTGTTTGAATATTTGGGAGATGTGGTTCTAGCTGACCAGCCCCCTGATATAGAGGATTTTCTTCTTCAGACTTCTTGCCTACACCTTTTAAGTCCTGAACTATGCAACGAGCTTACCGGTTTACAGGATAGTGAGCGAATATTAGAAAAACTGGACAAGCGCAAGCTCTTCGTGGAAGTGGTAGCCGAAGTTCCTTCTAGTGACTTCAGCAAACCCGATACTTTTTATTATAAGTATCACTCGCTCTTTAAGCGTTTTCTACAGTCGCGTCTTGCTAATAAGAAAGAAGTATGGCGAGCATGTAACCTAAAAGCGGCTGAACTGGCTTTGCGTTCAGAATATTATATAGAAGGTGTGCAAAATTACCTTACTATAAATGAAGGGCGAAAGGCAGCGGAAATAGTAGCCGGACTGGCTACTCCGCTCTATGAGTCAGGGCTTATCAACCGCTTGACCGAACTAATCGGGCTAATCCCGCAAGAAGCGGTGGAGTCTATACCGGAACTTGCCTTTACATATGCCAGAATTTTGTTTGAAAAAGGGCAGAGCGAGGCTGCTATAAGATTAACCGAGAAAATAGAAAAGCAACACCTTGAAAATGGATCTGTCGAAGGGGCAGCAATGTGCTTGGCGCTACGCGCTCTCGGTTATTCACGTATGGGAATGGTTGAGGAGGGGGCACGCCTGATTGAAAGAGCCTCGGCATTTGTTGCTGGTAGGGGCTTGAGTCGGGAAAAAATCTATGCGCAAGCGCTAATATACACCACCGCAGGGATAGTTAAAACCGATTCCGGTCAGGCTGAACAAGCTGAAAATTCTTTTAAGAAAGGTCAGGAACTATTCGAACAATTAGAACTAAAATACCGGGTTATGCAAAGTGATATTTACCTAGCAACCGTGTATAAGGAAATGGGACGCTTGATACGAGCAGGGATTTACTTTGAAAGAGCTTTGAAATATTTTGCAGAAGTGGGCAACCAGAACCAAGAAGCCTATTGTCGATTTGGTCTGGCAAATTGTCAGATATTGCGAGGAAACTATCGGGAGGCTACCGAACAGCTAAAACTGACCTATGAACTAACTGAACAACTGGGCAGTCATTATCTAAAAACTTTTGTAATTTATCAGCAAGGTAATATAAGTAATTTTATCGGGAAGCATATAAATGCGCGGGAACAATATAACTCGGCACTTAAGCTAAGTCAGCAAATTGGTCTTCACAATCTTGAGCTTGAAACCCTCGCTATGATGGCGTTTAACAGTATGCTGCAAGGAAATCGAGTTGAGGCACGAGAACTTTTAATACAGGGTAAAGAGCTTAACCAAGAATATGCCCTGAATAATTTCGGCGCAATGCTGGAGACTGTTAGCAGTTTGCTAGATTTGGAAAACCGCAACTATAAAAAGGCTTTGACGGCTTTGGAGCAGGCGGCGAAAGTTTTCAAGGAATACAAGTGGCTGGATTGGATATGCCGCTGCCGCCTATACCAAGCGATTGTTTACTTTTCAATGTCCGAATTCAAACGAGCGGTAGGGCTTCTAGAAGAAAGCCTTGAACTGGTACCAAATATCGGTTTCGAACCATACCAACCCTTTGACCTAATACGAGCCTCTGCCTTATTGGAATATGCGGCAAAAAAAAGAGCCAGCAACAACCTGCATGAATTTCTGCTGCGCAAGGGCTATCGTCAAAACGCGATTCTTAATGAAAACGCTGGCGTTGATACCGCTGCTTTTGATGGCACAGTAATAGCCCAATTTGAAAATGAATTTACGCCCCCACCTTCTGCACCGCCGCTTGAGTATCAAGGCACTCCCAAGCTTACCCTGTTGCGCCCTAATCAGGATTCCAGCCAAAATCGTTACAGTAGCCGTATAGCCGGGAGTCGCTTCCAACTGGAAGTAAGAGCGTTGGATGGAGGTAGGGTTTGGACGGCGGAAGCCGAAATTGAACATTGGCGCATTAGCAAAGCCAAAGAACTATTCTTCTTCTTGCTGGAACAGGGCAAATCAACCAGAGAAGAAATTTTCGAGAAGATATGGCCCGATGTTGAGCACAATGCGGCGGCTAATAATTTCCATTTCACCTTGAGCAACCTACGCCGCTTAATTAAACCCGTAGATATTAAATTCTCCAGCCAAAGTTATACCTTGAGCGGTGAAATCTGGTGTGACGCGCTGGAAATGGAAAAGGCTGTCAAGGCGGCTTTAGCCAAACCGCAAGAACTAGCACTCGAACAACTGGCAACCGCACTCGATCTATACAAGCGGGATTACTTGGATCAGATATACAGTGATTGGACTGTACCGCGTCGTCAGGAGCTTTTAAGAACATATCTGGAAGGATCGGCTCTTCTTGCCAAAACTTACGAGAAACAACGTCAATTCAGCCAAGCGATTTTAATCTGGAGACGTTATCTGCTAAGAGATGAATACCGCGAAGAGACATATGTGGGCTTAATCAATTGCCATTTGGCATTGGGACATAAGAAAGAAGCCCAGCATTATTATGAAGAGTGCCGCCGCATTATGAAAGAAATCGACATTGAGCCTTCCCCTGAGGTCAGGGCATTGTTGCCTAAATTAGCCTGA
- the ruvA gene encoding Holliday junction branch migration protein RuvA, with translation MIAAVRGQLEQMGTDSVLINVGGVSLRVFVPTSVLDELGEIGREVKLFTHFYVREDQLALYGFKTTEQQELFEMLLSVSGVGPRAALNLIGTADVGATHLAIAQSNVDFLKKVSGIGPKTAARIILELKGKLVDVQTAKTSRKVEANPTVLERRQLVEALGGLGYTPAEIQTALNALPAGQELSLEEQVLEALRFLGQ, from the coding sequence ATGATTGCAGCAGTACGTGGTCAGTTAGAGCAAATGGGAACCGACTCGGTGCTTATCAATGTAGGCGGAGTTAGCCTGAGAGTGTTTGTACCTACCTCAGTGCTAGACGAACTAGGCGAAATTGGGCGAGAGGTAAAGCTGTTTACCCATTTTTACGTGCGCGAAGATCAGCTTGCTCTTTACGGTTTCAAAACCACTGAGCAGCAGGAATTATTTGAAATGTTATTGAGCGTGTCAGGCGTAGGACCACGCGCCGCGCTTAACTTGATAGGAACAGCGGATGTGGGTGCAACCCATCTGGCTATTGCGCAGAGTAACGTAGATTTTTTAAAGAAAGTATCCGGTATCGGACCCAAAACCGCTGCCCGAATCATTCTTGAGTTAAAAGGGAAGTTGGTAGATGTGCAAACGGCAAAAACAAGCCGGAAGGTGGAAGCAAATCCCACCGTATTGGAACGACGACAACTGGTAGAAGCGTTAGGCGGTTTAGGTTACACCCCCGCAGAGATACAAACCGCATTGAACGCATTACCAGCAGGGCAAGAATTATCGCTTGAAGAGCAAGTGCTGGAAGCGTTGCGGTTTCTAGGACAGTAG
- a CDS encoding IS110 family transposase: protein MLVLHPSCAGLDVHKKSVVACCLKLEADGTQLQKTRTFGTTTIELLELLDWFSQEEVTIVAMESTGEYWKPVHNILEGQLEILLVNAQHVKHVPGRKTDVLDAQWLAELLQHGLLRASFIPPRAQRDLRDLTRQRSNLVRERASVINRLQKVLEAANLKLASVVSDIRGVSARQMLEAIIAGETDPQKLAELARGRMRAKRAELAKALKGQVRDQHCFLLTQHLAHLDFLDEQVEIFSSEIERQLKEGPSVNLVSPDPATKIGQALESSQNNFTPDPSTPATAVATLNWEEAVALLDTIPGIDRKVAQLLIAEIGIDMSRFPSAAHLASWAGVAPGNNRSAGKQLPGRISSGDRPVRKGLIQASHAAAKSKKSYLGALYTKLAGRRGKRRAIIAVAHSILVSVYYMFIRKEEYKELGYDYLDERKRGTITNRLIRRLERLGYQVNLKNPEPKLA from the coding sequence ATGCTGGTGCTTCATCCCTCTTGTGCTGGTCTGGATGTTCATAAAAAGAGCGTAGTAGCCTGTTGCCTTAAGCTGGAAGCAGATGGTACCCAGCTTCAAAAAACTCGAACCTTCGGCACTACTACGATTGAGCTTCTGGAACTGTTGGATTGGTTCTCACAAGAGGAAGTTACGATTGTAGCGATGGAAAGTACCGGAGAATATTGGAAACCAGTGCATAATATTTTGGAGGGTCAACTTGAGATATTACTGGTTAATGCTCAGCACGTTAAACACGTCCCTGGTCGCAAAACCGACGTTCTAGACGCGCAATGGTTGGCAGAATTACTTCAGCACGGTCTCTTACGAGCTAGTTTTATTCCACCACGTGCTCAACGTGATCTGAGGGATTTGACCCGGCAGCGCAGCAATCTGGTCAGGGAACGTGCCAGTGTGATCAATCGTCTACAAAAGGTTCTGGAAGCGGCCAACCTAAAACTGGCTAGTGTAGTTTCAGATATTAGGGGAGTATCCGCCAGGCAAATGCTAGAAGCTATCATCGCTGGTGAAACCGACCCACAAAAACTGGCGGAACTGGCACGTGGTAGAATGCGTGCCAAACGAGCTGAATTAGCTAAAGCTCTGAAAGGCCAGGTTCGAGATCAACACTGTTTCCTACTCACCCAGCATTTAGCCCATCTTGATTTCCTGGATGAGCAAGTTGAGATTTTCAGTTCTGAGATTGAACGACAATTGAAAGAGGGTCCGTCGGTTAATTTGGTCAGTCCTGACCCTGCTACTAAAATAGGTCAAGCTCTTGAAAGTAGTCAGAATAATTTCACTCCAGACCCCAGCACCCCAGCTACCGCTGTAGCTACGTTGAATTGGGAAGAAGCAGTGGCTTTATTAGATACTATTCCTGGAATTGACCGTAAAGTAGCCCAACTGCTTATCGCTGAAATAGGTATTGATATGAGCCGTTTTCCCTCAGCCGCACATCTGGCTAGTTGGGCTGGAGTGGCACCGGGCAATAATCGGAGTGCCGGAAAACAATTGCCGGGACGTATATCTTCTGGAGATCGACCAGTACGAAAGGGTTTAATTCAAGCTTCTCACGCTGCTGCAAAAAGTAAGAAAAGTTATCTGGGAGCACTCTACACCAAGCTAGCGGGCAGACGGGGTAAACGCCGAGCAATTATTGCAGTAGCGCATTCCATTCTGGTAAGTGTGTATTATATGTTTATTCGAAAAGAAGAGTACAAAGAGCTTGGCTATGATTACTTGGACGAACGCAAACGTGGCACTATTACTAATCGGTTAATTCGGCGGTTAGAGCGGTTGGGTTATCAGGTTAATCTTAAAAACCCTGAACCCAAATTAGCTTGA
- a CDS encoding glucose-1-phosphate adenylyltransferase, producing MSKPNSEVMAIILAGGKSERLSVFTEKSALPSLPFAGKFRIIDFTLSNCVNSGLDDIMLLTQYRPLSLNEHIGNGKPWDLDRQHGGVRIVSPYLGRKEGGWDKGTADAVYQNIEELLEENSDNVLILAGDHIYKMDYSKMLNFHLENKADATIAVIEVPAESASRYGIISVNKKGEVEDFEEKPRRPRSNLASMGIYIFNKEVLISVLNRDAGDPNSQHDFGRNIIPLMLDNGNRVMAYAFKDYWRDVGTVQSYWEAHMELLESPPRLDLYERDWVIYTRSQERPPAIVSSKAHLERSLISHGCQVRGTVIHSVLSPGVIVEEGAVVRDSVIMGDAVIGKNSVLDHVIVDSEAVIGANSLIGYGEDNTQNKLEPRNLHTGITVIGSRAHLPEGVKIGRNCKVGHDLRPENFGQLELPSGGTIEAR from the coding sequence ATGAGTAAGCCAAATAGTGAGGTAATGGCGATAATACTTGCGGGTGGCAAAAGTGAACGCCTGAGCGTATTTACTGAAAAGAGTGCCTTACCGTCGTTGCCGTTCGCCGGGAAATTCAGGATAATTGATTTTACTTTAAGTAATTGCGTTAATTCTGGGCTTGACGATATTATGCTTCTGACTCAATACCGCCCTCTTTCCCTTAATGAACATATCGGCAATGGTAAACCTTGGGACCTTGACCGCCAACACGGTGGCGTGCGAATTGTATCACCCTATCTCGGAAGGAAAGAGGGCGGTTGGGACAAAGGAACTGCCGATGCGGTTTACCAGAACATTGAAGAATTACTGGAAGAAAATAGCGATAATGTATTGATACTGGCAGGCGACCATATTTACAAAATGGATTATAGCAAGATGCTCAATTTTCATCTGGAAAACAAAGCAGATGCTACCATCGCCGTTATTGAAGTGCCAGCAGAAAGCGCAAGCCGTTACGGCATCATCTCCGTAAACAAAAAGGGCGAGGTTGAAGATTTCGAAGAAAAGCCGCGCCGCCCACGCAGTAACCTCGCGTCAATGGGTATTTATATCTTCAACAAAGAAGTGTTGATTTCGGTGCTTAACCGTGATGCGGGTGACCCGAACAGCCAGCACGATTTTGGTCGCAACATTATTCCGTTAATGCTCGATAATGGCAATCGGGTTATGGCTTATGCCTTTAAGGATTACTGGCGCGATGTTGGGACAGTCCAATCTTACTGGGAAGCGCATATGGAATTGCTAGAGTCGCCACCACGCTTAGATCTATATGAGCGGGATTGGGTTATTTACACGCGCAGTCAAGAACGCCCCCCCGCTATCGTTAGCTCCAAAGCGCATTTAGAACGCAGCCTGATTTCACATGGTTGTCAGGTACGCGGCACAGTAATTCATAGCGTGCTTTCTCCCGGCGTAATCGTAGAAGAAGGGGCAGTAGTACGCGATTCGGTTATCATGGGTGATGCCGTTATCGGTAAAAACTCGGTGCTTGATCACGTAATTGTGGACAGCGAAGCGGTTATAGGCGCAAACAGTTTGATAGGCTACGGCGAAGATAATACGCAAAATAAGCTGGAACCTCGCAACCTACATACCGGCATCACTGTAATCGGAAGTCGGGCGCATCTGCCGGAAGGCGTTAAAATCGGACGTAATTGTAAAGTTGGGCACGATCTCAGACCTGAAAACTTTGGTCAGTTGGAATTACCTAGCGGTGGAACCATAGAAGCCAGATAG
- a CDS encoding L,D-transpeptidase, with the protein MKKLVFSLFTGLLVLGGVIFLGWIQVNESRALAPSTQVSATTPVLLKPTLVVSTTTDSPETQPPTPEATPTTIALATPETTPTPELNSAPTPLTTTEPTPVEDIVTQGLVATPPVEGKWIDLNLTDGTTRLLNGRELVKALPSAWGEGEPGTATDFYATVPGTYTIYSRSDTFWYDYNYSMLWIYGFIGFDPERANGFHSFLYNNNGNVVDSRLGPVSHGCVRVEDWRAVYDFSEYGMTVIVHGKPPRIIPRLVSPN; encoded by the coding sequence ATGAAGAAATTAGTTTTCTCTCTGTTTACAGGACTTCTGGTTCTGGGCGGTGTGATTTTTCTGGGTTGGATACAAGTTAATGAAAGTCGCGCACTTGCACCTAGTACGCAGGTTTCAGCTACTACACCCGTATTGCTGAAACCTACGCTTGTTGTTTCCACAACTACTGATAGCCCTGAAACTCAACCACCGACTCCTGAAGCCACACCAACCACAATTGCGCTCGCGACACCTGAAACCACGCCAACGCCTGAGCTAAATTCTGCGCCTACCCCTTTAACTACTACCGAACCGACTCCTGTTGAAGATATTGTAACGCAGGGATTGGTAGCTACGCCACCCGTTGAGGGTAAATGGATAGACCTAAACCTGACAGACGGCACAACTCGTTTATTGAACGGTCGGGAATTGGTCAAGGCTTTGCCAAGTGCATGGGGTGAAGGTGAACCGGGCACAGCTACCGACTTTTACGCCACTGTGCCGGGTACTTACACCATTTATAGCCGCTCTGACACATTCTGGTACGATTATAACTACTCTATGCTGTGGATTTATGGTTTTATTGGGTTCGATCCTGAACGCGCTAACGGCTTTCACTCCTTCCTCTATAATAATAATGGTAATGTGGTAGATAGTAGGCTCGGACCTGTTTCGCATGGCTGTGTAAGAGTAGAGGATTGGCGCGCAGTATATGACTTCTCAGAATACGGAATGACTGTAATTGTGCACGGCAAACCTCCTAGAATCATTCCCCGACTAGTGTCACCAAATTAA
- a CDS encoding amidohydrolase family protein: MIIDSHTHIFSKDLIDRRNELTERDERFRECYASPKAKMVTAAELVQEMERAGIARAVVTGYAFADGTLCAASNDHIIEAIKAFPDKLVGLAAIQPLEGDKALYEAERCYLAGLRGLGELTADGQGFDLTEPALFRDLAALTAKYKGVIMLHASEPLGHLYPGKGKTTPDKILALAQHHPECNIIAAHWGGGLPFYELMPEIAKALSNLYYDTAATTYLYRFGIFRAVCDLAGAHKILWASDYPLLGQARLLERVRGEAMLNEIELEQILGGNAARLLGLEEKGE; this comes from the coding sequence ATGATTATTGACTCCCATACCCACATTTTTTCAAAAGATTTGATAGACCGCCGAAACGAGCTAACCGAACGTGATGAGCGTTTTCGGGAATGTTACGCTTCGCCAAAAGCCAAAATGGTAACCGCGGCTGAACTGGTACAGGAAATGGAGCGTGCCGGAATAGCTAGAGCGGTGGTTACCGGCTATGCCTTCGCTGATGGCACACTTTGCGCCGCCTCAAATGATCATATTATTGAAGCAATAAAGGCTTTCCCGGATAAACTGGTAGGGTTGGCAGCGATACAACCGCTAGAGGGGGATAAGGCGCTTTACGAAGCGGAACGCTGCTATTTAGCCGGGTTACGTGGTTTGGGTGAACTAACCGCCGACGGGCAAGGCTTTGACCTTACCGAACCTGCTTTATTCCGCGATTTGGCAGCATTAACCGCCAAATATAAGGGAGTCATAATGCTACATGCCAGTGAGCCATTGGGGCATCTTTACCCCGGCAAGGGCAAAACCACCCCGGATAAAATTCTGGCTTTAGCACAACATCACCCGGAATGTAATATCATTGCAGCGCATTGGGGAGGTGGGCTACCCTTTTACGAATTAATGCCCGAAATAGCCAAAGCCCTTTCCAACCTGTACTATGATACAGCCGCTACCACTTATTTATACCGCTTTGGCATTTTCAGAGCAGTGTGCGATCTGGCAGGGGCACATAAAATCCTATGGGCAAGCGATTATCCCCTACTTGGACAGGCACGTTTGCTGGAAAGAGTGCGAGGGGAAGCAATGTTAAACGAAATTGAATTAGAGCAGATATTGGGTGGGAATGCAGCACGTTTGCTGGGTCTGGAGGAAAAAGGAGAATGA
- a CDS encoding IS3 family transposase, with translation MIGGLYRLSQKQGLGYSLRKLCHLFRVNRAWYYQRQNKVEKANPEEESLKQRVEQILGTYSGYGYRRVTKALQKGGEKINHKRVRRLLKKWGLSWKRWKRRKPLTSVNDPKAAREANRLVTAKQAGEINAPNRAWVGDVLFVATKKEEGYLATLLDGFSRKVVGWAVSRHNDTQLTLRALQMAIARRQPEAGLIHHTDKGSNYTSREYGEQLTAIGAVVSHSQPGRPQQNGMAESFNKTVSYEKLYLEEFQNLAEVAVGLEDWLERIYNEGRLHSSLGYLAPVEFEHNWLAQKRLESGLVI, from the coding sequence ATGATCGGTGGGTTATACCGGCTCAGCCAAAAGCAAGGACTGGGCTATTCTCTGAGGAAATTATGTCACCTGTTTAGGGTCAATCGGGCTTGGTATTACCAACGCCAAAATAAGGTGGAAAAAGCCAACCCGGAGGAGGAAAGCCTGAAGCAACGGGTGGAGCAAATACTAGGTACTTACAGCGGCTATGGCTATCGGCGCGTAACCAAAGCCTTACAGAAGGGTGGGGAAAAGATCAACCACAAGCGAGTGAGGCGCTTGCTGAAGAAATGGGGTTTAAGCTGGAAACGGTGGAAAAGGAGAAAACCACTGACCAGTGTCAATGATCCTAAAGCTGCCAGAGAGGCAAATCGGTTGGTGACGGCTAAACAAGCTGGGGAGATCAACGCCCCGAATCGGGCTTGGGTAGGGGATGTGTTGTTCGTAGCCACCAAAAAAGAGGAAGGTTACCTAGCAACTTTATTGGATGGGTTCAGCCGGAAAGTGGTGGGTTGGGCAGTGAGCCGTCACAACGATACTCAGTTGACCCTGCGAGCCTTGCAGATGGCGATAGCGCGGAGGCAACCAGAAGCAGGTTTGATCCATCACACCGACAAGGGTTCGAACTACACCAGCCGAGAATATGGTGAGCAGTTAACCGCAATCGGGGCGGTAGTAAGCCATAGCCAACCGGGGCGACCACAGCAGAACGGGATGGCGGAGAGCTTTAACAAGACTGTTAGTTACGAGAAACTCTATTTAGAGGAATTTCAGAATTTGGCAGAGGTAGCAGTGGGGTTGGAAGATTGGCTAGAACGGATTTATAATGAAGGTCGCTTACATTCGTCTTTGGGTTACTTAGCCCCAGTAGAATTTGAACATAATTGGTTGGCTCAAAAGCGGCTAGAAAGTGGTCTGGTCATATAG